The DNA window gtacaaaattttcttttatattaccatatattatattgatatatttactcATAACTATCTTGGCTCTTTGAAGTTTGTTGAAAaagtctattataaaaattcgaaaatgatataagattttatattgcagaagcaagagaaagagagagaaaatattaattttatctgcaATAATGTACTATGCCGTGATGTTACTAAGAATATCAAACAAGTATGACGCtatcacaaattaaaaatgatattgtattGTTAAACAAGTACAACGtataagcataattttatgtgtgtgtagtAGATTAAgtacaaagttttatatatgtatataaaaaagtcatCGTTTAAACATTAGAtggtttttaatatgttttcgcattttttaaaatattttttacgatttacaAAAAGTGacttattagttttatatgatatattttttatagcacaaattatctcttttaaacTAACATCTCTTTaggcaaatataatttatatattattattaaaatatttattattgtaattttatttccgtgTACTGTAtcacgataattaattattttcccaATTGGTAGTAATCCactggaataaaataaatatgaaaaactcCATAGATAGCAAAagaatgcttttatttttaatatattcaaatggaATTTAACGAtatgattatgattttttgtaaaacaatatGTCTATTTGCACTAGGATACATTCATCGGTTTTTACATTTccgttttaatatcaaaaccGCCAATCGCGTGAGAGCAAACTTTTATGTCACTTCGAAACTTAAATTTACGGTCCggtcttttttcttctattgaAATAGTCCTTGAAGAAAAGACTAAGATATATATCACGgctataattttatgacaagtgattctaatattaaatcccatgcaatttatctctttctggCATAAACGTATCATTTAAAATCACAAAGTCTATTATAACACGACAGCCACTCTTAGTCATCAATCACTCATCGAGCTTCCAAAATCAATACACGCTTAATAGAAGTACGGACCAGCGCACAATTGATTGCGTTTCTTGCAtacattgtgtgtgtgttataacTTGTTACAAAAATACCTTTACGTGTCGCAATCTTTAACGAATGATTTTCTTTCGCAGGAACAAACGATAActcgttttaataataaaaattagcgtTGAATAACGAgtaaatcgcgataaaattactattattattacgcattattttatttgttatattgatattaaaatttccaacACTAGAGTGGAGATATCTCTTCCACAACAAAGTCTCTCTTCTtttcgcttaaatacataacaaaatctgcaattacaatacaaatctattaaaacaacatatgtacatacgtataataaaagaCGTTTGTAGCATCTTGCTTTATGGATTTCGTGCGTAAAGTATAGtcgtcaagaaaaaaataatatatgaacaatattataaatatatacattctataatataatagtttctAGAATGAAGTTTATGGACGTATAAATTCCAAAATCACCTAGAACCatgaaatctttaaataaacgcATCCTTtccttgtaatataaatatacaatattttccacgatcatttttttttttattttatataaagaatgattGCATTTACACTAGAATCATCACTAATCTAACAAGAATATAGATGATCTAGCGtcagatgaaataaaattgaaaatccatttaaataattcaagacAATTCCAGCTATGATATCCTTGCCATATCACTATAATTACTTCATTTTCAGTCGGTTATCATTAAACCTTGTCCtggtaataattaaataatatctcgcCAATGatggttatataaatatagcttatgatttttaagtaataCTTTGAATAACCAAAGTAAAGGCACTTTTGGGAATGCCGGGAAATAAAGACGGACTCTTACTAGGCTGACATTAAATGCGAGGTCGTCAGGGTTTTCTCTCGTTCGCGGTCTCCTCGAGATCCGGATCCTCGTTGATGATCGAGATATCGCGCATCGACGGTCTGCGCACTTTCCAAGCTTCCGGAGGGGCGACCGGCGCGGTCGTCTTCGTCAAAAGCTTCGGTCCCGAGAGCGAAATCATGATGGCACCCGCTGGCGCGGTCAAAAGCACCGAGAGCACGCACAACGTCAGTATCATATCAGCGTATTCGACCTCACTTTGATTATCCCTGTCGATCTCGTCGAGTGTGACAGGGCCTAGGGCCGCTTGCACAGTCGCCTTGGCCATACATGACAGGGCGATGAATATTTTCTCCTTGAGATTGAGCTTGGAACCGATTCCGCATAACACCGTTACCCCGATCCGGATGACAATGCCGGCGATCAAGCAGCCTATCCCGAGATAGACAGTCTTTCCTTCCAGCTCATTGATCTTGATCTGCATGCCAGTAATGCCAAACAGAATCGGCTCGAATATCATCCAGAAGATTTCGAAAGATGTGGCCACCGGAttctgcaaagaaaaaaaaaaacatacagtCGCGACAcaagatatatgataattaataattaggaaTGTAAGAAGGGaaataataacagaaatttatttagtcTTGCCGGACGCgcataagatattaaaaagcgCCACTATTTTTCCACAGAAAATGATTCCcacaaaataatgattttccaCCGAATTTCCTTTAAAGGATAACCGATTCTGTATTCGGTGATGATATCGCATCGCATTGTTCATGCGCTCGATATCGGGATATGGAAATCTTCCAGCGTTGCATGGAAATGCAGAATATCCAGAGTTTACGCGATGTGTGCAGGCTCGTATTtagcgctattgtttacacGCGCACGCGGTACGTATAGGAAATCACGacgatattgatttatttaatttatttccgtGCAATTTTCTGATAATGGTATGCGTCAGTTTCGCAGATACAAGAAATTGATAACATATGCTCtctaatatatacgtattcctttaatgtattatatagtttttcttaagataatatcaaaaagatgatattaaatattttaagaaatatgtatgtataataatatatcaaatgttttacagaaaataatacgattgtatttatttgcatcaatatatatatatcaccgTATctaatcatacatatatatatatatatatacgtatgtgtatgcgaaatatatttgcattctaATCCAATTATATATGCGCGTTTAGTCTCGTTTAATTCCACGATAATATATCTGACAAGATTTAATCGCGATATCGCATGTACGCGGAAAACAGTGTTTAAACTCGGAATAAATTACatcattcataattatttaagacaAAAGGCAGTGCCGTCGCCGCATCATCGTGCGATTGTTGCGTGTAGTAATTAATTCGAGCGGGATATATTATGCCGACGGGCACCGTGACATACGAGGCGCATATCGCATACGGGGGTGTAATATCGACAGATGTGCTGGTTACAGTCACGTCACGGAAACGCGTGTGCGAAAGAACGTgtcgccgccaccgccgtcgTCGACGGCGGGAATGCGACGCGAGATGCGGAAATAGGTACGAGCCAGTTGACTCCCAATCCGCACCACCCCACCCGGATAGCGACGATACGTCGACCTGAATATTTCACGAGATTCAAGTTATTGGGGCAGGAGAGTGAAGCGCCGCCGGCGCCTTCCGTCACCGATCTTTCTTCCGccaatagattaaatatttaatatcttgtatGTTTTTAGATGGAAATTTTAGATGGAGAATTGATAAGGATATCTTGATATACTTAGCAATCTCTtggattaattcaatttatttacattttttttttaatctcagcAACgtttacgaaaataatttaagaacttAACATCTTAACTCTTATGAGtcatgaaaaattcaatattaatattaaattctctatTCAATATCCaatatgtagataaaaaaaaattgagtaaaatatttgaataataaatcttttatcagcgattaatttaaacacatatccgggggaaaaaatattagatagaaaacttataaatttttcaaagctcGTATATAAATCTGTACTTACGTCGTCCACTTCCCAACCTTCTTGTTGCCAAAAGTAGCAGCTGACGAAAGCTGCAGCTACGACCGCAAGCGGTCCAGCACCGCCGAGCTCGATTGCCTCGCTGCCGAAAACCGCCAACAACCCGCCTCCGAGTAACATCAGCACTCTAAGAGGCACCATGAACGGCTGCAACATATTAGCACATAAACGAAGTGTTAGAATCCAACAGAAGCGCCGTATCATGATTACGAAGTGATTTATCGATCTCATTATGAAAGATAAGTTTCCAAATATGAGCGCCTCTCCCCTTAATATACACGCTTGATATAGTAAAACGATACACTTGAGTAATACCAGGAGTTTAAGCTCGCTTGTAATAGcgcattttcattattaaaaatatttcgcgctCTTGTAATAAAATCCCCGCGCAAGAAtaagatgtataaattataaaaatgaattttttatgtctGTTTTATATGTTTCCAAGATAATCCTGCgcgctataaatataaaaaaaaagagaagaaaagtatATAGTCTACGAAGTGATATAAACTTAGCGTGTGACAATAGGATATAAATAGGATTTATGAAGAAAGTAgcaattttaaacattcttcTCTACACTGTTGTTTAAGTTTATCCGAAACCGTTAAATCAGGTTGCAGCGAGCTAAGAATACTGCAACTATCGCCGCAGTGCCACGGCGTTAATCCTTGAATGATACTTCAGACACGATGAGGTAACCGAGTACTTGACGTTTTCTTTGTTGAAACCATTCGCGCTCAAACATTTAATTCATCTAAATCGATGATCTTCGgctaaattgaattaaatttcgaaTCTTTTGCGATCGATGAAAGGAAACACTGCAGTATCGCCGTGAAAATCTTACAATGGtatcttgtataaataaaattatatagatattgttAGACAGCAATCATGGTGTCATTAAACGTATATTTTCgagaagatatattattattatgtaattttctagAAACGAGAAAAGAATCTAAATTGTCTATTTTGAGTATCCCTCACTTAAAACTTATCGGGGGCGGATCTATTTTTGCAAGACGCCTACGTTAACTATAAACTCCTTGTCGATAAAATATGAACGCGCGTTCCTCGATAGATGAAAGTCTTAAATAACTTGAATAtataagaagagagagagagagaaagcaaatGCCACGCGTTGATGGGAAAAAATAtacgacaaaaatatttctaaaaaatgttctatttttcttttatgaagcTTTTCAGAATTCTTTGACggaataactaataattttcaaatatgattaaattcatCGGGGATCTCAACGGAGAGTGAGAAAATATGATTGTTTATGTGTCGGCGAAAGTGCACTCGATGATACTCGGCGGTTTGCGGATGTGGCAGCCTGATTGTACGCAATTCATAAAGTGTTTACAGGATTTTCATGGCAAAACGGTAGCTGCTGTAAGTGGATTTATCCGGCGATAGTAGATTTATTCGGATTTGCGCGTGTGCTCTATCCTCGCGAGTGCTTTAGCGGTATGCAAGTGGGTTCTATCGCGGGGAGATTCATCGTGCGGCACGATGTGGGGTGAACGACACCCCGCCGGTTGACCCTATTTTCGCGTACGTACCCTTTATTCTTGTATCTCGATCTGGAATAGTCGATTTCGTATCATCCGACGTCCCGTGTAACGAAGGAAATGACGCGAAATGTGccaattttatgcaaatttatatttacgtgaatgaaaataattaaaaccgCATCTCTCTCTGTTCGAAAGCTTTGAGAAAAgcgcgatattattatttatttaattgtttcataTCTTTCGCGTGTATTTCAAGGATCGAAAGATGggaaaattctgaaaatagcGATATATACAGTTGCTGTGTTACGTATATTCCGTACTTTATATCGCTTCTTCTCGAAGCCACGTTTTTCCGAACGCTGGCTGACATAACTTATTAATGAGCAAACTATTCTTTTAAAGAGAAAGTTCAAAACACATCTGCGTACATCGTGTAACACGTATCCaagtacgagagagagagagagatgagaaaAGTAATATCTTTCCcttgcttttaaaatttattcatacattttcCCATACAAATCGCATATTCGATCGAAAGTGCATTgacaattgtaatttttaatgcgcGATGGTCCTAGACAGCGAGAAAATACTACTTACGTCGCCCTTTTCCGGCACGTATTTGGCCAACCAGCCCCACATGATACCGAATCCCAGACCGCCGATGATAGCGATGGGACCTTGCAGGATCTGGTACCATAGCGCGTCGTGGGAAAACATGATGCTCTTCAGAATACCGTAAACCGCCACCGATGCCGCATCGTCAATCCCGGAAACCGCGATAATCAGCGTCGGAATGCCCTGGAAATACATTGCAATCTCATTAATCCCATAAATATCGAGATTTTAcgtcagaattttattttctgtattaatATGTCGCTACATATCAAACATATCATACATAACAatcgatgtatgtatatcatactttgcatatttcaatatataataatcgtattcatgaataaaaaactaaCGTTACATAATATAGATTCTGATATCAAGCAACGATATGATATCGTGTGTATAAAGCGGaagttataaatatgcattgaCCATTTATCGTCATGTcaacaaatgtataatattccgaatttattattcagcTCTATTGTGATTATACAGCTACAGATTTTCAGATCACTCAGCACTCAGAGATATCGTGTAAATATAAACACTTTTTTACGAAACAgttaaggaagaaaaaaagaggaaagacatacaaaataattttaaaaagtaaacacTCTTTGATACGGGATTCGATGATTTACATGTAGTTCGTtaatgaagattttttttgagGCCGCACTTGTGAAACGAGCAGATTTCGAACGAGTTCAAAGAGATTAAAAGATTACACGAACCCATAAATAAAccgaaagaaatctttttcgaAATCGAATCTTTTAAGACAGGAGATAGAACGATACCTGAGGCTAGCGAAAAAGGAAAgcaataaaagagagaagaaaaatcagTCCTTTCGGATTTGGTATCCATTAGAATGAATACAACTTTCTCTCGTTTATTTATAGTGATATGAAGTTTCGGGGATGTATTTAATAGTGTTGTATCATTTCATTAACATGAAATTCTTTGTATtgtgtttttaaaatgatttaacaCATCTCGTGATATTCatgtagaataataaatacagaataaaaagagaatcaatttttatatatttttaataaattttaaaaattacttgtttattaaaattaaacattacaactcaaaataatttcatattcgaTTTAAGATAccatcaaaaataatacatcaaaaacttttcaaaaattgctttaagttatataaatgtttaatgacAAATGATTtctctgttaaaaaataaaaagattctgGTGTGAAGAAGcagagagaataaaagagaaagaaaaccaAATGAGGTGCTATTGAGAGTAGTCGACGATACTCGAGCACGATCCTTATGGTGTCAGAGCAGCGTTGTTATCGGTGTCACGATAGCTCGTTCGGGATTTAAGTCTGCCGACTATCGTGATTCTCGGACTACaaaaagaatgagagagaaagaaggaagacgTCTAATAGATCGCGGCACACGATCGCTACGTCAAGATCAACGGAGGAGGTCAGCGTTCCGAGTTTCCTTCCGCTTGTCATGAGCTTGCGTTCGTGAGTCCTTACGAATGCTCTTATAAGGTTGCTCGTAGGGCTCTTACGCCGACGATCGGTCAATGTCTCGTCGTAAAATTTTCCACCGCGACGCGATAAGAATCCTTGATATATCTCGCAACCGACGAAGCATCAAGGGCCTGGCGTGGCGTGGATCACGTCAGGACGTCTCGCCATCTCGGCCCGGTTGCATTACATTCCGCCAAATGAAGAAGTATTGTCTGGATCTTTTTCGACTCATGAATATCGCATTCACTGCAATGGTCTTTGTACTCTTCAAGCAACTTCCACTCCATTTCCCAAACTGAATTATTTAAGTCCGGTACGTTTCTTCTTCCGTTTCGTCTTTGTTCCACTGCAGCTTTTGTATCATATCGGATCCTCGCACGCTGCCGCATTGCgaacttttgcaaattttctcCGATACTCCGATCTACTCCAGCGtggttatataattaaattgggAGGAAAATCGCGTGCGCGATTGTATGCCGTAGGATGTGCCTTGAGTTTAGGCCGATTTCCGATTTTCGTACAACAAAGAGTTTCAGCGAAGCATCTAAAATGTCGTGCaatgtataaattagatttcaCGAGAATGATATTCCATTTCGCGTGGTTATCGTGCTCCCGCATAACAAgacgaaagaaatttaattactctCGCGCGCGTTGCGTTTATTAACACAGAAACTCGCTCTAATGCGCCAATGTTGAGCGCGTCAAACATAGCGGTCGCATACCTACGCTGTTATTCGCTTTGCCAGgacattcaattaatataaaatatatgagccGCGATGTAATCAATTACTCGGGCAAATAAcaattaagtattaatttagCAACACTTATAATAACCACCATCTGCACCGTGTAATCCATTCACTTCTCTTTGTTGAAAGTTTGTAAAGCTCTGTTCTCTGTAGTTtcgtttacataatttattaattacataagttgtaaaattacgaataaaattataattgcaaatttataattgtaaagtgCAGagagaacaaataaaaaagagaaaagaaaaaaatggtagaaaaaaatatatatcaaaaaataactgCATGTCAATATtagtatttacattaattttaattattcttaagaaaaaatcttACGAGATCAATCTTGCCGTTTATCATCCGCTTAAAGTCTagatctattataaatttattttcattatatagtGTGTACAGAAGTTCGGGCGAAATTAAATCAAGAAGACTtacgattcatttttttttttttttaaatgagagaTGAAATCTCGCGATGAGTGAATATTCAACAAAGGACTGAATAAACGGTTTTACCTTGGCGACTCCGTAACCCTTGGCACGTAACCTAAAGAGGCAAGGTACCACAACAGCTGGCGAGACGGCTGCTATGATGCTTCCGAGAAGGAAACCCCATATCCAAGGTAAATTCAAGAGGTATCTCGTCGACGCTGCCACGACCGTTGCTTCCACCAGCCACGGTATCAAACCTATCTTCGGCACCGTGACCTTTAATCTTCTCAGAGCGGTTGGATCGAGATCCAAGCCCGCTCTAGTAAGTATGATAACCAAGGCGATTTTCCTGCaaagaagaggaaagaaaagtCAACATTTTAAGggaaagtatataataattttttcagcaGTGCGCGGTATTAATAAGTAACTGGGAGCGCATTTACGATTTGATTACTGCAGAAGGAATATCCGCCATCAAAAGTTAACTTTTGGaggaaagtttttttcttcaaaaaaagtcGCGTTACTGGAAAAGTTCACTATGCGCGGTCTTGACCACGTTACGCATATTTTCAAGTTTGATAACGCGTTTAAAAGAATAGGAGTCAACCGACTTTCCTAACAATAGAACTCAGAGAAGGTTGACGTATCGCTTTTCTGCAATTCATGTATTTTCGAAGCCTTCGAATCTGCCGAATCGAAAACGGGCGACAAAAGTTTCGGAGAGAGACGCTCATCGCACACACGCCGAGCGCGGCTTTACGATGAAAATTCAGGTGCGGACGATCGTTAAAGCCTCGGTTGTCTCGAACTTTCGGAAACCCGTTTAGGAAAGGCACACCTTAGGAAACTTATCCTATTATGAGTTTCCCGGCGAGAGAAAGGTTTACGAAGTCGCGCTGTATTTTGCACGATACGACGCTCTCCGATCGCAGGGAAACGCGTCAAATTTACGCCGACACAATATGCTGCATTAGTTTCCcgctaaaatattatgaaacacgcgttacacacacacgcatcatttattcttataccttacatattatttaataagctgcaacttttaaaaaatcttacgtttaaaaaaagaaatgtcttctcggaatataaaaacttggtgtaaaataataatattaatttaatttacaaaaatagtttcttgatcaaactaacaataagatagtttatattttttaaatgaacgTTAGAATTTATATGCGGTATTGGCCAAATTatggaaattaatttgaaatgtaaaaagtcataaaaaatattcagcctaaaattatgttagaaaatgttatcaaattttttttcaagatgcgattgaaacaaatatcggaaaataattctttatgaatattacaattaacgaTTAATCCATCTTCAATATTTGATGCTTAAAAGTATCGTGatgataactttttattaaagcgcatatttcgcgcaatttatttaatccaagtaaaaatatattgtatcaaataaaaattataaattacagcgatacaaattataaattactaaactttttattacacaatccccttatcgaaataattacgcgagcaataattatttttccagcTCTATTAAAgagaatcaatatttaatctaatgttttatatttctcgctaatctaacataaatataatttataatttaaattaagattgcaTAATAAGACGTAAACTGTTAATCAAAAATCAATTCAAGCAATTAAATTGAacggattaaaataattaaatacctGATATATCAGtcgcttaataaataattaatttaaaataaaaaaacagaatatttagcatgaatttattttatattgcatattgcattataaatattgcaagaacaataaattaatttatttaatacaatttttagagtttatttttttccgataagataatattgtttatccGAGAATTATTGAATCAAAATCTATCATGTAAATCGGCAAActtaattacattttcgaatattaatatccgcaaatatttctctttaattatttctctttaatttctcttttaatttatatatttatttgtatatttatttacttatgtaaaaatgtataatttcgtaattataaaataaattacaaattatgtaaataaaccTTCCCAATGGGTACACCTTGACGTTGGTGGGAAGGCTTAGTACCTGGAAGGTTTATCCTGAAAGGGAAGCTAAGTACCCAAACGACTCATCACAATGCATTTACAGCGTTGTCACGAGTCGCAACTAACTCATATGTAGTGAGTATTTAAAAGTACATTAGTGCATCAATTTTAGTATTTCGCGAATGTTAATAACGTCTTCGCGTTACATTTCGATTTCACGCCCATAAATTCGgttaaaatttcatcaattattCGATAAGAGGGGGTGGAATCATCTTTAATTCCATTTCGTCTCatgtctaattattttttatatgatatcgcTATATCATATCTTCATATGTAAACAGCCGACCAACACGGCCTCTTTTTCTCATTACATTTTGAAGACATGTGTGCGTTCTGAGACAAGAGTCAAAGCAAATATCAATCGCGTCGATCtcattaatcaattttgtctttttcgGATTTAACTCTTGACCTAAGTTATCTCATTGATTCGAAATACGATTCTCGCCTGAAACTGGATATTTTGCGAAACTGGATGTTTTGCGATCGCAAAATTTGGAagtgtttttcaaaattatgcttttattataaatttgataaaaattaagattaagattatttttttaaaaataaacttgttcgtttaaaaaaaaaattaataagctcaataaattaattctcacTATTAACaatccaaaatatataattatatgataacagTTACTCGACAGCAAACGAACCAAACAGTaccacagaaaaaaaaaaaaacaataaacttTGAGACTTTGAGACTTTGAAGACAACTTTGATACATTCGAGTATTGATCTAACATGCCTTTTTAAGAATgtttacatacacatatatataaaattattattaatatatatatataattaatattaatatatataaaattttttctattaaatattattacatacaatatattccATAACATATAGGAAGCATACtggaaaacaatattttacctCAAATgagttttgtatttaattttagttatttaaaggaaaaattacATGTACGGGAAGATTAGCatcattatttgcattttgcacattgttatattatacgcTACGTAATAAAATAGCGCGCCGAGTTCTCCAACcgtattttaatatcgaataaataattttcctctcAGATGCACATACACgatacgtataataataatacgataacgaaagatatttatttttaattaaaatatggtGGGGAGGGAAATTGCTCTTCCGTTAATTTCATTACTCTCTTGTGTGATTGTAGCAGGATTAAACATTTCATCATATGATTTATCCATAAGACTATAATGCACtcgtgtaataaaaatataatagagacAGTAAACACTGATAAAGCATATGATAGatcgataattgataataCCGAATACGTTTGTATAACGTTTCGTGAAACATGAATGCGCGTCTCGATGTTTGCTTAATTGTCGTGCAATATAACACGGCCACGCggtgaatatataaaacgtagCGAGCAATCCATGACTTCATGATTATGTAAACGAAAATGAATGTTGGATTATAATTTAGTAGCGCGAATACCCTTGCCGGCGtttcatttaaattgcaaaagtgCAGTTGTTTGGCACGTTGGATTAGCACGccaaaatttcaatcttccatttacagatttttatttcattgcatCCTTGATTTTCGAAGAGCTCCTTCTTGTTGAGAAATCTTACACGAGCAATTATTGtcgtttgataattttgcaattttcgatGTCACGCGTCCTACATTCAACTTTTGACGCATCTCAATGATCAAAAAATTGCGTATCAAGaaagaggcgatcaattctgAGTAATCATCGAGATCCACTGCTCGCGAGTCGTGCGACATCGCTGCTCTAGTTATCCTTGTAGATTAAAAGGGATCTTACGTCGAAGGCGGCTCCATTCTCATGCGCCGTATAATTTACGATCCGCACAATCAACATCCGCATCA is part of the Cataglyphis hispanica isolate Lineage 1 chromosome 18, ULB_Chis1_1.0, whole genome shotgun sequence genome and encodes:
- the LOC126856261 gene encoding sodium/hydrogen exchanger 9B2; translated protein: MEIDMSGRTNKPSEEMAKRRVSISDQVLGLDNPAFEHHRRISASSEHNSDQGRRKSILHHGGSHCDSVENINPQYKFDLENGRINGNRKKSAYSLSSSIRDKIEYSEELERSWLYLFCARCHGRDDTPSWEPPGWRRACPQPFCPTYRKFARVLCLFLLGLLLWGVVYSIIGNDAAPGGQLFGLAALSIAAYFGGWLISLTTLPALIGMLITGMILQNIGLIQIEGQYTVVIANLRKIALVIILTRAGLDLDPTALRRLKVTVPKIGLIPWLVEATVVAASTRYLLNLPWIWGFLLGSIIAAVSPAVVVPCLFRLRAKGYGVAKGIPTLIIAVSGIDDAASVAVYGILKSIMFSHDALWYQILQGPIAIIGGLGFGIMWGWLAKYVPEKGDPFMVPLRVLMLLGGGLLAVFGSEAIELGGAGPLAVVAAAFVSCYFWQQEGWEVDDNPVATSFEIFWMIFEPILFGITGMQIKINELEGKTVYLGIGCLIAGIVIRIGVTVLCGIGSKLNLKEKIFIALSCMAKATVQAALGPVTLDEIDRDNQSEVEYADMILTLCVLSVLLTAPAGAIMISLSGPKLLTKTTAPVAPPEAWKVRRPSMRDISIINEDPDLEETANERKP